The sequence GCACTTCCCGGTGCAAGCCCACGTGTCGGCCCTGGCAATCTTCCAGCGCATCGCGCAGTTCGGCAATGCGCGGAGCGTCCTCGGTGGACGCCGAGTCCACGCGCGCAGCGAGCATGGCCAACAGCTCACGCTCTACCTGAAGTCGGTCGCCCAGATGCACGCGTGCCTCTTGCAGCGTGTGCAAGACCTCGTCCACCCAGCGCACCTGGCGCACGTCGCGTTGCACCAAACGCAGCACCCGCTGCAGCGTTTGGTGGTATTCGATGCTGCGCAGGCGTGCGTTGCGTGCCGTGCGCACCGCGTCCTCGATGCGCCCGCGGCGTATTTGCGCCTGCAGCACGGCTTCCTCTGCCACCTGCGCGTCCTGCACATCGAACTCGAGCATGCCGGTGTAGACGTTGATGCCCTCGGTGCTGGCGGCCAGCACGTAGCTGCCATCGGGCAGCTCGAGCTCGCGAATCAGGTGCCAGGACAGCTCGCGTGGCGTGGCTTTGGGCGCGCTCCAGTCGTAGTAGACGGCGGTGAAGGCGCGGCGCCGCTCCCGCTCGTTGAGCATGCCGGCGAGCACCAGCTCTACGACCGGCGCCGCGTCCTGCTCGTTGTCCAGCATCGTTCGTACCATGGGCTCGAGCGCCGCCTGCACCAGCTCCCGGGCCGCGCCCTGTCCCAGGCCCATCTCCTCGATGATCACATCGAGCACGCGCAGAGCGAGCGCTCTCACGTCGGCGCGTTCCAGGGGCAGTATCCGGCGCCCTTTGTCGGCTTCGACCTGTTGCAACGGCGCGAGCCGCGCGAGTGCCTTGACACGCTGCGTAAGCGCGTCCTGCCAGCGTTCGTTCATCTGGACGGGATGGATCGAAATCGAAGTGGCGATGTTATGTTGACCCGACGCTCAAGGCGCTTGATGGGTCCACCCTGACCGGGGCGGTGCTCTCGCAGCAACTGCTCGATGACCTTGTTCACGAGCCAGTGCATATCACGCCGACGTCGGGGGATCGACGGCCGAGTTGCTGCGGCACCCACCACCTCTGGCCGTGAGACTCGACAAGGCTCGACCATCCCGGGGTGCTCTTCCTGCCCTTGCCCTTACCCTTGCCGTGCCCGGAAACGTGATGGCCGAGGCGCTCGGAGGCCGGACGATCGAAGACGGTCACGCGCTCGCCTACAACCGCTTTTGCAGCAGACCCGGCGGACCGGTTGAAACGGCCATCATCGCTCGATCCTCATCGACCCAGGGCGTCACTTCGGGCAGCCTCTGCCTCGCCTCCGCCAACATCGAAACGGCAGCCGTCGCCGACCGTTTCCTCGCCGGCGATTCTACCCGCGATTCGGCCGCCGACTTCGCCGTGGATGAGCGAGAGATCGGGGACGCGGTACGCTTCGAAGCATTGCTCCGGGCCGCTTGAAGGGGGCGGATGCGGTGCCCCTCGATCGGCCTGCCGTCCGATCCCCAGGAATCACTGGTGCGGAAGAGAGGACTCGAACCTCCACGGGTGTTACCCCACAGGAACCTGAATCCTGCGCGTCTGCCAGTTCCGCCACTTCCGCGATGTTGGGCGTGGACTCTGCGAGGGAAGTTGCAGATAGACGAGGGGCTGAGCACTGTCAAGCTTGGCGACGGTCACGATCGGGTAGCGCTGTCGGCGTCGATTCGCCGGCCCGAGCGACCCCAATCGCTCGCAGGCTTATGTACGAAATCGGGGGCGCAGGACACTAGCAAGACAGGGAGTTTCTTGTATAATCGCACCCTCGCTGTCGCGGCCAGCAGTTCATGCCGGGCTCCGTGGCGTAACGCAAGGTGACGCTACGTGCGCGCGCACAGGTAGGAGCTGCGCGCCAAGATTACCGCCAAGTTTGCCGCCAAGTTTGCACAGCGCAAGAAAGGATGCGTCGGCCATGTCGAAGAGCTCACTGACTGTCACGGATAATCGAACGGCCAAGACCTACGAGTTGGAGATCAAAGACGGAACCGTTCGGGCCATGGATCTCCGGCAAATCAAGTCGTCGGAAGACGATTTCGGCTTGATGGCGTACGACCCCGCATTCGTCAACACTGCATCCTGCAAGAGCCGCATCACGCTGATCGACGGCGAAAAAGGCATTCTGCGCTACCGGGGCTACCCGATCGCGCAGCTTGCAGAAGGCTCGAACTTCCTCGAAAGCTCCTACCTGCTGTTCGAAGGCGAGCTTCCCAACAAGCAGCAGCTCGACGCGTTCAGCGCCAACGTGATGAAGCATGTCGGCGTGCACGAGAGCGTGCGCAAAGTCATCGACGCTCACCCCAACGATGCGCACTTGATGGGGGTGCTCGTGAGCTCGCTGGCCGCGCTGTCCACGATCTACCCAGACTCCAAGCAGGTGCACGACGATGCGATTCGACGCGAGCACATGTATAGACTCTTGGCCAAGGTGCCCACGCTGGCGGCCTACGCTTTTCGCCACAGCCGTGGCCTGCCCTATGTCTATCCGGACGCCGCTCGCGGCTACAGCGGCAACTACCTGAACATGATGTTCAAGGATACCGAGCAGGGTGCGAAGCTCACCGATGCCGTGGAGCACGCACTCGACGTGCTGTTCATTCTGCATGCGGATCACGAGCAAAACTGCTCTGCGAATGCGATGCGTTCGGTGGGGTCGGCGCTCACCGATCCTTATTGCAGCGTGGCGGCCGCCGCGGCCGCGCTGTATGGCCCCCTGCACGGTGGCGCCAACGAAGCTGTGGTGCGCATGCTTACCGAGATAGGCTCCGTCGACAACATCCCGAGCTTCATCGAGGGCTGCAAGGGTGGCGAGCGGCGGCTGATGGGCTTTGGCCACCGCGTCTACAAGAACTACGATCCTCGCGCCACCGTGATCAAGCGCCTCGCCTACGAGGTATTCGACGCGCTGGGCAAGAACCCGTTGATCGACATCGCCCTGGAGCTCGAGAGGATCGCGCTCGAGGACGAATACTTCGTCAAGCGCAAGCTCTACCCGAACGTCGATTTCTATTCGGGCATCATCTACCAGTCCATGGGCCTGCCCGTGGATCTGTTCCCCGTGCTGTTTG is a genomic window of Pseudomonadota bacterium containing:
- a CDS encoding citrate synthase; protein product: MSKSSLTVTDNRTAKTYELEIKDGTVRAMDLRQIKSSEDDFGLMAYDPAFVNTASCKSRITLIDGEKGILRYRGYPIAQLAEGSNFLESSYLLFEGELPNKQQLDAFSANVMKHVGVHESVRKVIDAHPNDAHLMGVLVSSLAALSTIYPDSKQVHDDAIRREHMYRLLAKVPTLAAYAFRHSRGLPYVYPDAARGYSGNYLNMMFKDTEQGAKLTDAVEHALDVLFILHADHEQNCSANAMRSVGSALTDPYCSVAAAAAALYGPLHGGANEAVVRMLTEIGSVDNIPSFIEGCKGGERRLMGFGHRVYKNYDPRATVIKRLAYEVFDALGKNPLIDIALELERIALEDEYFVKRKLYPNVDFYSGIIYQSMGLPVDLFPVLFAVGRTAGWLAQWEELLKDSEQRIARPRQIYLGEGERQFKPLSDRG